A single window of Oreochromis aureus strain Israel breed Guangdong linkage group 7, ZZ_aureus, whole genome shotgun sequence DNA harbors:
- the calml4b gene encoding calmodulin-like protein 4, producing the protein MAKFLTQDQINEFKECFSLYDRQRKGKIEAKELITVMRCLGSSPTPSEVQRHLLSHNMDQEGELDFSTFLRIMHRQLQQEAPEQEILEAMRMADKEQKGFILASELRAKLTGLGEKLTDKEVDELLQEAGVGADGRVHCEQFAKAATRCHIKH; encoded by the exons ATG GCAAAGTTCCTGACTCAGGATCAGATTAACG AGTTTAAGGAGTGTTTCTCGCTGTACGACCGCCAGCGAAAAGGCAAGATCGAAGCCAAGGAGCTGATAACAGTGATGCGATGCCTCGGGTCGAGCCCCACCCCCTCCGAGGTCCAGCGccacctcctgagccacaaCATGG ACCAGGAAGGAGAGCTGGACTTCTCCACCTTCCTGCGCATCATGCACCGGCAGCTCCAGCAGGAGGCGCCAGAGCAGGAGATTTTGGAGGCCATGAGGATGGCCGACAAGGAGCAGAAAGGCTTCATCCTGGCCTCTGAGCTGCGAGCCAAACTCACCGGGCTGGGAGAGAAACTGACGGACAAAGAGG tGGACGAGCTGCTGCAGGAGGCGGGTGTTGGAGCAGATGGGCGGGTCCACTGCGAGCAGTTTGCTAAAGCGGCAACGCGCTGCCACATAAAGCACTGA
- the LOC120441095 gene encoding uncharacterized protein LOC120441095, with protein MAINYSVPQIQFAAAQSDDETVNMCNLEVVRDGNRPKNLNDTITPELGKDFHSDCRMQSQEETELIQRTGEPVELPEGETPASLEEKKHILLTIFNSEGPGAVERPDVDDFMCLTYISQRQLINSCPSLSVAEIQEQWPFLFTRKGLSNHFYKLTGIDISERLSQALITKGRRIINYFSSQKLKCNLGIRTLLQQMESEGVLANNKIGTAAILLMMKYYKEDEDSLFVLADETSTRMSLEAESNLPITPRLIMLGQSSMTATCWMVSAEGRVIVELDKENTFADAMSSLVHSMY; from the exons atgGCCATCAACTATTCTGTGCCACAGATCCAGTTCGCTGCAGCACAGAGTGATGATGAGACCGTTAACATGTGCAACTTAGAAGTAGTCAGAG ATGGCAACAGACCAAAGAACCTGAATGACACCATTACTCCGGAGCTTGGGAAAGATTTCCACTCCGACTGTCGCATGCAATCACAAGAGGAGACAGAGCTCATCCAGAGGACAGGAGAA CCAGTTGAACTTCCTGAGGGGGAAACGCCAGCTTCTttagaggaaaagaaacacatcCTGTTGACAATTTTTAATTCAGAAGGACCTGGAGCTGTGGAGAGACCTGATGTGGATGACTTCATGTGCCTCACATATATTTCTCAGCGGCAGCTTATCAACAGTTGTCCCTCACTTTCAGTAGCTGAAATTCAGGAGCAGTGGCCATTCTTGTTTACTCGGAAAGGTCTTTCGAACCACTTTTACAAACTCACAGGCATCGATATCAGTGAGCGCTTAAGTCAGGCCCTCATAACCAAAGGCAGAAGGATTATTAACTATTTCTCCAGCCAGAAGCTCAAATGTAACCTTGGTATAAGGACACTTCTTCAGCAGATGGAAAGTGAGGGAGTTTTGGCCAACAACAAGATTGGCACAGCAGCCATACTTCTCATGATGAAGTATTACAAGGAAGATGAAGACTCCCTCTTTGTCTTAGCAGAT GAAACATCTACCAGGATGTCCCTTGAAGCAGAGAGCAACCTGCCAATCACCCCGAGGCTGATTATGCTTG gacaaagttcaatgaccgccacctgctggatgGTGAGTGCAGAGGGGCGTGTAATTGTTGAGCTGGACAAAGAGAACACCTTTGCTGATGCGATGTCTTCTTTGGTTCATTCTATGTATTGA